A region from the Triticum aestivum cultivar Chinese Spring chromosome 3D, IWGSC CS RefSeq v2.1, whole genome shotgun sequence genome encodes:
- the LOC123080741 gene encoding probable ADP-ribosylation factor GTPase-activating protein AGD11: protein MEGQKHHADSQKHNRRKTSTKMGSGGDQASPPGAKAGAGGDQANQPGAKAGAGGDFPNLPCPPKPGTSGDQATSPGAKLRAGDQASPSSTKMRAGDQASPPSTKFRAGDQASPPSTKFRAGDQASPPSTKFRAGDQASPPSTKMRAGDQANQPGQIATTDRLDRLLSQPANKCCADCGAPDPKWVSLTFGAFICIKCSGAHRSLGVHISKIVSVKLDEWTDEQVDFLTDLGGNGAVNSTYEAFLGNYTKPRQDCSADDRNDFIRRKYEFQQFLSNQQLSCSSQNNGKHCYQQQHGSSNRHGLGHAFRNSWRRKEDKSVKKPAAVEVGMVEFVGLIKVNIIRGTNLAIRDVMSSDPYVILNLGHQSMKTKVIKSSLNPVWNGRLLLSIPDPVPLLKVQVYDKDTFTTDDRMGEAEINIQPLVAAARAYETKSITDNAELKNWMAKDGIWIPRDSAITIIDNKVKQEVTVRLQNVERGHLEMELECVPLTQ from the exons atggaGGGGCAAAAGCACCACGCCGACAGCCAGAAGCACAATCGAAG GAAAACGTCGACCAAGATGGGCTCCGGCGGAGACCAGGCCAGTCCGCCGGGCGCCAAGGCGGGCGCCGGCGGGGACCAGGCCAATCAGCCAGGCGCCAAGGCGGGCGCCGGCGGGGACTTTCCCAATCTACCATGCCCCCCCAAGCCGGGCACCAGCGGCGACCAAGCCACCTCGCCAGGTGCCAAGTTGCGCGCCGGCGACCAAGCCAGCCCGTCAAGTACCAAGATGCGCGCCGGCGACCAAGCCAGCCCGCCAAGTACCAAGTTTCGCGCCGGCGACCAAGCCAGCCCGCCAAGTACCAAGTTTCGCGCCGGCGACCAAGCCAGCCCGCCAAGTACCAAGTTTCGCGCCGGCGACCAAGCCAGCCCGCCAAGTACCAAGATGCGCGCCGGCGACCAGGCCAATCAGCCAG GGCAAATTGCTACGACGGACAGATTAGATCGTCTTTTAAGTCAACCAGCAAACAAATGTTGTGCCGACTGTGGTGCTCCAGATCCAAAATGGGT ATCATTAACTTTTGGCGCGTTCATCTGTATCAAGTGTTCTGGAGCTCATAGAAGCCTCGGGGTGCACATTTCTAAG ATAGTCTCAGTGAAGCTAGATGAATGGACAGATGAACAAGTTGATTTTTTGACCGATTTGGGTGGAAATGGTGCAGTAAACAGTACATATGAGGCATTTCTTGGCAATTACACAAAGCCAAGGCAAGATTGCTCAGCGGATGACCGAAATGATTTTATAAG GAGAAAATATGAGTTTCAACAGTTTTTGTCTAACCAACAGCTTTCATGCTCTTCACAAAACAATGGCAAACATTGTTACCAGCAGCAGCATGGTAGCTCAAATCGACATGGTTTAGGCCATGCTTTCAGGAACAGCTGGAGGAGAAAAGAAGACAAATCAGTAAAGAAACCTGCAGCT GTGGAGGTTGGTATGGTAGAGTTTGTTGGATTGATTAAGGTCAATATCATAAGAGGCACAAATCTAGCTATTCGTGATGTGATGTCAAGCGACCCTTATGTTATCCTAAACCTAGGACACCAG TCGATGAAAACGAAGGTGATAAAGAGCAGCCTGAATCCTGTATGGAATGGAAGACTTCTGCTATCGATACCCGATCCGGTTCCACTGCTAAAAGTG CAAGTCTATGACAAGGACACATTCACCACCGACGACCGAATGGGGGAGGCTGAGATAAACATTCAACCACTAGTTGCTGCAGCCAGAGCCTATGAAACCAAGTCCATCACCGACAATGCCGAGCTCAAAAATTGGATGGCGAAAGACGGCATCTGGATCCCAAGGGACAGTGCCATCACCATCATCGACAACAAGGTTAAGCAGGAGGTGACTGTCAGGCTTCAGAACGTCGAGCGTGGCCACCTCGAGATGGAGCTCGAGTGCGTCCCGCTCACGCAATAG